From the genome of Penaeus chinensis breed Huanghai No. 1 chromosome 8, ASM1920278v2, whole genome shotgun sequence, one region includes:
- the LOC125027961 gene encoding transient receptor potential channel pyrexia-like isoform X1, producing MESLPLRHMRANTYTCVHKQVIVDRHDSQRSDLSDDEYQHMLCLKPDRKTSVVSTEAAYSRMTLGLSSDGSMFSRLSSDSLDARTTIPPLFIAIQNGELGTLKQILTETPELLNTLKYGGFTALHTACHVRQHGVLMLLMDHGAKAGAMDTLGHTPLHLAVHEGWHQGVAELLRRGASPNILSEPPQSVKEVRVETPLHAAIRHGDLASSTLMMQYHPDLSVRDGDRNTVHHLAAYARSTDIFRMLMREKVFDDTMAAGNREGNTVLHMALKCECDTAEEPSLMELVTLLIEKGADVNAINMKGESPLFLASRLQCPKVVELLLSSGADPTVVTRRGQSVLHAACHSGCASSLSQLLNTKRMEHLVTQADSESKEPFHYAVHRSSIDCCELLLNNGDHLTRKDAEGESRCSLVLEHLPGATQLFRRLFDARVKLSNKPQYDPDFRVTFDYSVLLSPDMEDVQSSLMSELSTTRIESLLKHPLLESFLFIKWRKIKPFFYCSVLVYFTFLILHTSFLISKFGSCNARMDGMVLIKCLHIFMFFLILIPDLIIMLANLKKYLRQWETFSKMIALGSSAFVVFSVTPSVLNELKGTVMQGNETDANVSSEMTPDCKAHLHYDAPIVRHVAAVSAFFGWVEFMMLLGRFPSLGAYVLMFTRVAKSITKFIVAFSSLLIGFSISFMIIFKGNPVFRFPLSLVKTLMMMIGEIEYGDLAVDSNMQITRSLFLVLFLFLVCILMANLLIGLAVNDIPDLQRQGKIKRLAKQASYLVSYEKLMWVARSLRCFPRRMRILLTTRVRILPVVTVFPSRENKSRRHQQHIPSETLQEAILLGTCEDPKMEDLHIEGEDFSRQFMSFKIKYDRDWRSLNRRLGQLADCSTTDKILRERLDQMQKMMETQMLQMSIQLQQHNRNLLYQSMMHQPVFQQIQQQNRPQYQQVMQNQNAAGNEVPKSHSVQDLSQSSRPANALRRASQHDCPAVAAGARKVSMAISTLSTMPPSTQFASVPHAYYTQAGQPHSSYTQALHQQPSHLLSFTTQPSQAQMSLPQPAQATPMHRQSSEPHHMRPFQTQPSPTEPDSLSEHSRDVSLTDHQ from the exons ATGGAATCTTTACCCCTGAGGCACATGCGTGCTAACACATACACGTGCGTACACAAGCAGGTGATAGT AGACCGCCACGATTCCCAGCGCTCGGATCTCTCAGACGATGAGTACCAGCACATGCTCTGTCTGAAGCCGGACCGGAAAACCAGCGTCGTGTCGACTGAAGCAGCGTACTCGAGAATGACCCTGGGGCTCTCGTCGGACGGCTCCATGTTCTCTAGGCTCTCCAGCGACAGTCTAGATGCGCGGACGACCATCCCGCCGCTGTTCATT GCAATCCAGAATGGCGAACTAGGTACTCTCAAGCAGATTTTAACAGAAACCCCAGAGCTACTGAACACCCTGAAGTATGGCGGTTTCACAGCTCTCCACACAGCGTGTCATGTGCGTCAACACGGGGTACTTATGCTGTTAATGGACCATGGCGCTAAG GCGGGCGCGATGGACACCCTTGGCCATACGCCCCTGCATTTGGCTGTCCACGAGGGCTGGCACCAGGGCGTCGCGGAACTCCTGCGGCGGGGAGCCTCCCCGAACATCCTCAGCGAACCCCCGCAGTCCGTGAAGGAGGTGCGCGTTGAGACGCCCCTGCACGCTGCCATCCGCCACGGGGACCTCGCCTCCAGCACCCTCATGATGCAGTACCACCCAGATCTATCGGTTCGCGATGGCGACCGGAACACCGTCCATCACTTGGCTGCCTACGCCCGCAGCACAGACATCTTCCGCATGCTGATGCGCGAGAAGGTATTCGATGACACGATGGCCGCGGGCAATCGCGAGGGCAACACCGTGCTGCACATGGCGCTCAAGTGCGAGTGTGATACAGCCGAGGAGCCTTCGCTCATGGAGCTGGTTACGCTCCTGATCGAAAAGGGCGCCGACGTGAATGCCATTAACATGAAAGGCGAGTCGCCGTTATTCCTGGCGTCACGACTGCAGTGCCCCAAGGTGGTGGAGTTACTGCTTTCCTCGGGAGCCGACCCGACGGTGGTGACTCGCCGCGGACAGTCGGTGCTGCACGCCGCGTGCCACAGCGGCTGTGCGTCCAGTCTGAGTCAGCTCCTCAACACGAAGAGAATGGAGCACTTGGTCACGCAGGCTGACAGCGAGAGCAAGGAGCCATTCCACTATGCGGTTCACAGGAGCTCCATCGACTGCTGCGAGCTCCTCCTGAACAACGGCGACCACCTGACTCGCAAGGATGCGGAGGGAGAGTCGCGCTGCTCCCTCGTGCTGGAGCACCTCCCCGGCGCCACGCAGCTCTTCAGGCGCCTCTTCGACGCGCGGGTCAAACTCTCCAACAAGCCGCAGTACGACCCCGACTTCCGCGTCACCTTCGACTACTCCGTGCTGCTCTCGCCGGACATGGAGGACGTGCAGAGCTCGCTCATGTCCGAGCTTTCCACCACGAGGATCGAGTCCCTCCTAAAGCATCCGCTCCTCGAGAGCTTCCTCTTCATTAAGTGGCGGAAGATCAAACCTTTCTTCTACTGCAGTGTGCTGGTCTACTTCACATTCCTCATTCTGCACACGAGCTTCCTCATTTCGAAATTCGGTAGCTGTAACGCCAGGATGGACGGCATGGTACTAATCAAGTGTCTCCAcatttttatgttctttctcaTCCTTATCCCTGACCTCATCATCATGTTGGCGAACCTGAAGAAATACCTGCGCCAGTGGGAGACCTTTTCCAAAATGATTGCCCTTGGCAGTTCTGCCTTCGTGGTGTTTTCCGTCACTCCGTCCGTTCTGAATGAGTTGAAGGGCACTGTCATGCAGGGCAATGAAACGGACGCAAACGTCTCGAGCGAAATGACACCGGACTGTAAGGCTCACCTTCACTACGACGCGCCGATAGTGCGGCACGTGGCGGCGGTGTCGGCGTTCTTCGGCTGGGTGGAGTTCATGATGCTCCTTGGCCGCTTCCCCTCCCTCGGCGCCTACGTCCTCATGTTCACTCGCGTCGCCAAGTCCATTACCAAGTTCATCGTGGCCTTCTCCAGCCTCCTCATCGGCTTCTCTATCAGCTTCATGATCATCTTCAAGGGCAACCCGGTCTTCCGCTTCCCGCTCAGCCTAGTCAAGACGCTCATGATGATGATCGGCGAGATCGAGTACGGAGACCTGGCCGTCGACTCGAATATGCAAATCACGAGATCTCTGTTCCTGGTGCTGTTCCTCTTCCTGGTGTGTATTCTGATGGCTAACCTCCTGATCGGTCTGGCTGTCAATGACATCCCAGATCTGCAGAGGCAAGGCAAGATCAAGCGCTTGGCCAAGCAGGCGTCGTATCTCGTGTCTTACGAGAAGCTGATGTGGGTGGCCAGGAGCCTTCGCTGCTTCCCCCGCCGCATGCGCATCCTGCTAACAACCCGCGTGCGGATCCTGCCCGTGGTAACTGTGTTCCCAAGCCGGGAGAACAAGTCCCGCCGGCACCAGCAGCACATCCCGTCCGAGACCCTGCAGGAGGCCATCCTGCTCGGCACCTGCGAGGACCCGAAGATGGAGGACCTGCACATCGAGGGAGAGGATTTCTCGAGGCAGTTCATGTCCTTCAAGATCAAGTACGACCGCGACTGGCGCTCACTCAACCGCCGCCTGGGGCAGCTGGCGGACTGCTCGACCACCGACAAGATCCTGAGAGAGAGGCTCGATCAAATGCAGAAGATGATGGAAACACAGATGCTGCAGATGTCAATCCAGCTTCAGCAACACAACAGGAATCTACTCTACCAGTCCATGATGCACCAGCCAGTATTCCAGCAGATCCAGCAGCAAAATCGGCCACAGTACCAACAAGTAATGCAGAATCAAAATGCCGCCGGGAACGAGGTGCCCAAATCTCACTCCGTGCAGGACCTGAGCCAAAGCAGCAGGCCGGCAAACGCCCTTCGCCGAGCCTCGCAGCACGATTGCCCCGCCGTGGCTGCAGGCGCGAGGAAGGTCAGCATGGCGATCTCAACGCTCTCCACGATGCCTCCATCCACGCAGTTTGCTTCTGTCCCACACGCCTACTACACACAAGCAGGACAACCACATTCGTCCTACACGCAAGCACTTCACCAGCAACCTTCCCACCTCCTTTCATTCACGACGCAGCCATCCCAAGCACAAATGTCCCTGCCGCAGCCCGCCCAGGCCACGCCCATGCACAGACAAAGCTCAGAGCCGCACCACATGCGCCCTTTTCAGACGCAGCCTTCCCCGACAGAGCCCGACTCGCTGTCGGAGCACAGTCGGGATGTTTCGCTGACTGATCACCAGTAG
- the LOC125027961 gene encoding transient receptor potential channel pyrexia-like isoform X2, translating into MPFPRHMRFWDCRDRHDSQRSDLSDDEYQHMLCLKPDRKTSVVSTEAAYSRMTLGLSSDGSMFSRLSSDSLDARTTIPPLFIAIQNGELGTLKQILTETPELLNTLKYGGFTALHTACHVRQHGVLMLLMDHGAKAGAMDTLGHTPLHLAVHEGWHQGVAELLRRGASPNILSEPPQSVKEVRVETPLHAAIRHGDLASSTLMMQYHPDLSVRDGDRNTVHHLAAYARSTDIFRMLMREKVFDDTMAAGNREGNTVLHMALKCECDTAEEPSLMELVTLLIEKGADVNAINMKGESPLFLASRLQCPKVVELLLSSGADPTVVTRRGQSVLHAACHSGCASSLSQLLNTKRMEHLVTQADSESKEPFHYAVHRSSIDCCELLLNNGDHLTRKDAEGESRCSLVLEHLPGATQLFRRLFDARVKLSNKPQYDPDFRVTFDYSVLLSPDMEDVQSSLMSELSTTRIESLLKHPLLESFLFIKWRKIKPFFYCSVLVYFTFLILHTSFLISKFGSCNARMDGMVLIKCLHIFMFFLILIPDLIIMLANLKKYLRQWETFSKMIALGSSAFVVFSVTPSVLNELKGTVMQGNETDANVSSEMTPDCKAHLHYDAPIVRHVAAVSAFFGWVEFMMLLGRFPSLGAYVLMFTRVAKSITKFIVAFSSLLIGFSISFMIIFKGNPVFRFPLSLVKTLMMMIGEIEYGDLAVDSNMQITRSLFLVLFLFLVCILMANLLIGLAVNDIPDLQRQGKIKRLAKQASYLVSYEKLMWVARSLRCFPRRMRILLTTRVRILPVVTVFPSRENKSRRHQQHIPSETLQEAILLGTCEDPKMEDLHIEGEDFSRQFMSFKIKYDRDWRSLNRRLGQLADCSTTDKILRERLDQMQKMMETQMLQMSIQLQQHNRNLLYQSMMHQPVFQQIQQQNRPQYQQVMQNQNAAGNEVPKSHSVQDLSQSSRPANALRRASQHDCPAVAAGARKVSMAISTLSTMPPSTQFASVPHAYYTQAGQPHSSYTQALHQQPSHLLSFTTQPSQAQMSLPQPAQATPMHRQSSEPHHMRPFQTQPSPTEPDSLSEHSRDVSLTDHQ; encoded by the exons ATGCCTTTTCCAAGACATATGCGGTTTTGGGATTGCAG AGACCGCCACGATTCCCAGCGCTCGGATCTCTCAGACGATGAGTACCAGCACATGCTCTGTCTGAAGCCGGACCGGAAAACCAGCGTCGTGTCGACTGAAGCAGCGTACTCGAGAATGACCCTGGGGCTCTCGTCGGACGGCTCCATGTTCTCTAGGCTCTCCAGCGACAGTCTAGATGCGCGGACGACCATCCCGCCGCTGTTCATT GCAATCCAGAATGGCGAACTAGGTACTCTCAAGCAGATTTTAACAGAAACCCCAGAGCTACTGAACACCCTGAAGTATGGCGGTTTCACAGCTCTCCACACAGCGTGTCATGTGCGTCAACACGGGGTACTTATGCTGTTAATGGACCATGGCGCTAAG GCGGGCGCGATGGACACCCTTGGCCATACGCCCCTGCATTTGGCTGTCCACGAGGGCTGGCACCAGGGCGTCGCGGAACTCCTGCGGCGGGGAGCCTCCCCGAACATCCTCAGCGAACCCCCGCAGTCCGTGAAGGAGGTGCGCGTTGAGACGCCCCTGCACGCTGCCATCCGCCACGGGGACCTCGCCTCCAGCACCCTCATGATGCAGTACCACCCAGATCTATCGGTTCGCGATGGCGACCGGAACACCGTCCATCACTTGGCTGCCTACGCCCGCAGCACAGACATCTTCCGCATGCTGATGCGCGAGAAGGTATTCGATGACACGATGGCCGCGGGCAATCGCGAGGGCAACACCGTGCTGCACATGGCGCTCAAGTGCGAGTGTGATACAGCCGAGGAGCCTTCGCTCATGGAGCTGGTTACGCTCCTGATCGAAAAGGGCGCCGACGTGAATGCCATTAACATGAAAGGCGAGTCGCCGTTATTCCTGGCGTCACGACTGCAGTGCCCCAAGGTGGTGGAGTTACTGCTTTCCTCGGGAGCCGACCCGACGGTGGTGACTCGCCGCGGACAGTCGGTGCTGCACGCCGCGTGCCACAGCGGCTGTGCGTCCAGTCTGAGTCAGCTCCTCAACACGAAGAGAATGGAGCACTTGGTCACGCAGGCTGACAGCGAGAGCAAGGAGCCATTCCACTATGCGGTTCACAGGAGCTCCATCGACTGCTGCGAGCTCCTCCTGAACAACGGCGACCACCTGACTCGCAAGGATGCGGAGGGAGAGTCGCGCTGCTCCCTCGTGCTGGAGCACCTCCCCGGCGCCACGCAGCTCTTCAGGCGCCTCTTCGACGCGCGGGTCAAACTCTCCAACAAGCCGCAGTACGACCCCGACTTCCGCGTCACCTTCGACTACTCCGTGCTGCTCTCGCCGGACATGGAGGACGTGCAGAGCTCGCTCATGTCCGAGCTTTCCACCACGAGGATCGAGTCCCTCCTAAAGCATCCGCTCCTCGAGAGCTTCCTCTTCATTAAGTGGCGGAAGATCAAACCTTTCTTCTACTGCAGTGTGCTGGTCTACTTCACATTCCTCATTCTGCACACGAGCTTCCTCATTTCGAAATTCGGTAGCTGTAACGCCAGGATGGACGGCATGGTACTAATCAAGTGTCTCCAcatttttatgttctttctcaTCCTTATCCCTGACCTCATCATCATGTTGGCGAACCTGAAGAAATACCTGCGCCAGTGGGAGACCTTTTCCAAAATGATTGCCCTTGGCAGTTCTGCCTTCGTGGTGTTTTCCGTCACTCCGTCCGTTCTGAATGAGTTGAAGGGCACTGTCATGCAGGGCAATGAAACGGACGCAAACGTCTCGAGCGAAATGACACCGGACTGTAAGGCTCACCTTCACTACGACGCGCCGATAGTGCGGCACGTGGCGGCGGTGTCGGCGTTCTTCGGCTGGGTGGAGTTCATGATGCTCCTTGGCCGCTTCCCCTCCCTCGGCGCCTACGTCCTCATGTTCACTCGCGTCGCCAAGTCCATTACCAAGTTCATCGTGGCCTTCTCCAGCCTCCTCATCGGCTTCTCTATCAGCTTCATGATCATCTTCAAGGGCAACCCGGTCTTCCGCTTCCCGCTCAGCCTAGTCAAGACGCTCATGATGATGATCGGCGAGATCGAGTACGGAGACCTGGCCGTCGACTCGAATATGCAAATCACGAGATCTCTGTTCCTGGTGCTGTTCCTCTTCCTGGTGTGTATTCTGATGGCTAACCTCCTGATCGGTCTGGCTGTCAATGACATCCCAGATCTGCAGAGGCAAGGCAAGATCAAGCGCTTGGCCAAGCAGGCGTCGTATCTCGTGTCTTACGAGAAGCTGATGTGGGTGGCCAGGAGCCTTCGCTGCTTCCCCCGCCGCATGCGCATCCTGCTAACAACCCGCGTGCGGATCCTGCCCGTGGTAACTGTGTTCCCAAGCCGGGAGAACAAGTCCCGCCGGCACCAGCAGCACATCCCGTCCGAGACCCTGCAGGAGGCCATCCTGCTCGGCACCTGCGAGGACCCGAAGATGGAGGACCTGCACATCGAGGGAGAGGATTTCTCGAGGCAGTTCATGTCCTTCAAGATCAAGTACGACCGCGACTGGCGCTCACTCAACCGCCGCCTGGGGCAGCTGGCGGACTGCTCGACCACCGACAAGATCCTGAGAGAGAGGCTCGATCAAATGCAGAAGATGATGGAAACACAGATGCTGCAGATGTCAATCCAGCTTCAGCAACACAACAGGAATCTACTCTACCAGTCCATGATGCACCAGCCAGTATTCCAGCAGATCCAGCAGCAAAATCGGCCACAGTACCAACAAGTAATGCAGAATCAAAATGCCGCCGGGAACGAGGTGCCCAAATCTCACTCCGTGCAGGACCTGAGCCAAAGCAGCAGGCCGGCAAACGCCCTTCGCCGAGCCTCGCAGCACGATTGCCCCGCCGTGGCTGCAGGCGCGAGGAAGGTCAGCATGGCGATCTCAACGCTCTCCACGATGCCTCCATCCACGCAGTTTGCTTCTGTCCCACACGCCTACTACACACAAGCAGGACAACCACATTCGTCCTACACGCAAGCACTTCACCAGCAACCTTCCCACCTCCTTTCATTCACGACGCAGCCATCCCAAGCACAAATGTCCCTGCCGCAGCCCGCCCAGGCCACGCCCATGCACAGACAAAGCTCAGAGCCGCACCACATGCGCCCTTTTCAGACGCAGCCTTCCCCGACAGAGCCCGACTCGCTGTCGGAGCACAGTCGGGATGTTTCGCTGACTGATCACCAGTAG
- the LOC125027961 gene encoding transient receptor potential channel pyrexia-like isoform X3 — protein sequence MLCLKPDRKTSVVSTEAAYSRMTLGLSSDGSMFSRLSSDSLDARTTIPPLFIAIQNGELGTLKQILTETPELLNTLKYGGFTALHTACHVRQHGVLMLLMDHGAKAGAMDTLGHTPLHLAVHEGWHQGVAELLRRGASPNILSEPPQSVKEVRVETPLHAAIRHGDLASSTLMMQYHPDLSVRDGDRNTVHHLAAYARSTDIFRMLMREKVFDDTMAAGNREGNTVLHMALKCECDTAEEPSLMELVTLLIEKGADVNAINMKGESPLFLASRLQCPKVVELLLSSGADPTVVTRRGQSVLHAACHSGCASSLSQLLNTKRMEHLVTQADSESKEPFHYAVHRSSIDCCELLLNNGDHLTRKDAEGESRCSLVLEHLPGATQLFRRLFDARVKLSNKPQYDPDFRVTFDYSVLLSPDMEDVQSSLMSELSTTRIESLLKHPLLESFLFIKWRKIKPFFYCSVLVYFTFLILHTSFLISKFGSCNARMDGMVLIKCLHIFMFFLILIPDLIIMLANLKKYLRQWETFSKMIALGSSAFVVFSVTPSVLNELKGTVMQGNETDANVSSEMTPDCKAHLHYDAPIVRHVAAVSAFFGWVEFMMLLGRFPSLGAYVLMFTRVAKSITKFIVAFSSLLIGFSISFMIIFKGNPVFRFPLSLVKTLMMMIGEIEYGDLAVDSNMQITRSLFLVLFLFLVCILMANLLIGLAVNDIPDLQRQGKIKRLAKQASYLVSYEKLMWVARSLRCFPRRMRILLTTRVRILPVVTVFPSRENKSRRHQQHIPSETLQEAILLGTCEDPKMEDLHIEGEDFSRQFMSFKIKYDRDWRSLNRRLGQLADCSTTDKILRERLDQMQKMMETQMLQMSIQLQQHNRNLLYQSMMHQPVFQQIQQQNRPQYQQVMQNQNAAGNEVPKSHSVQDLSQSSRPANALRRASQHDCPAVAAGARKVSMAISTLSTMPPSTQFASVPHAYYTQAGQPHSSYTQALHQQPSHLLSFTTQPSQAQMSLPQPAQATPMHRQSSEPHHMRPFQTQPSPTEPDSLSEHSRDVSLTDHQ from the exons ATGCTCTGTCTGAAGCCGGACCGGAAAACCAGCGTCGTGTCGACTGAAGCAGCGTACTCGAGAATGACCCTGGGGCTCTCGTCGGACGGCTCCATGTTCTCTAGGCTCTCCAGCGACAGTCTAGATGCGCGGACGACCATCCCGCCGCTGTTCATT GCAATCCAGAATGGCGAACTAGGTACTCTCAAGCAGATTTTAACAGAAACCCCAGAGCTACTGAACACCCTGAAGTATGGCGGTTTCACAGCTCTCCACACAGCGTGTCATGTGCGTCAACACGGGGTACTTATGCTGTTAATGGACCATGGCGCTAAG GCGGGCGCGATGGACACCCTTGGCCATACGCCCCTGCATTTGGCTGTCCACGAGGGCTGGCACCAGGGCGTCGCGGAACTCCTGCGGCGGGGAGCCTCCCCGAACATCCTCAGCGAACCCCCGCAGTCCGTGAAGGAGGTGCGCGTTGAGACGCCCCTGCACGCTGCCATCCGCCACGGGGACCTCGCCTCCAGCACCCTCATGATGCAGTACCACCCAGATCTATCGGTTCGCGATGGCGACCGGAACACCGTCCATCACTTGGCTGCCTACGCCCGCAGCACAGACATCTTCCGCATGCTGATGCGCGAGAAGGTATTCGATGACACGATGGCCGCGGGCAATCGCGAGGGCAACACCGTGCTGCACATGGCGCTCAAGTGCGAGTGTGATACAGCCGAGGAGCCTTCGCTCATGGAGCTGGTTACGCTCCTGATCGAAAAGGGCGCCGACGTGAATGCCATTAACATGAAAGGCGAGTCGCCGTTATTCCTGGCGTCACGACTGCAGTGCCCCAAGGTGGTGGAGTTACTGCTTTCCTCGGGAGCCGACCCGACGGTGGTGACTCGCCGCGGACAGTCGGTGCTGCACGCCGCGTGCCACAGCGGCTGTGCGTCCAGTCTGAGTCAGCTCCTCAACACGAAGAGAATGGAGCACTTGGTCACGCAGGCTGACAGCGAGAGCAAGGAGCCATTCCACTATGCGGTTCACAGGAGCTCCATCGACTGCTGCGAGCTCCTCCTGAACAACGGCGACCACCTGACTCGCAAGGATGCGGAGGGAGAGTCGCGCTGCTCCCTCGTGCTGGAGCACCTCCCCGGCGCCACGCAGCTCTTCAGGCGCCTCTTCGACGCGCGGGTCAAACTCTCCAACAAGCCGCAGTACGACCCCGACTTCCGCGTCACCTTCGACTACTCCGTGCTGCTCTCGCCGGACATGGAGGACGTGCAGAGCTCGCTCATGTCCGAGCTTTCCACCACGAGGATCGAGTCCCTCCTAAAGCATCCGCTCCTCGAGAGCTTCCTCTTCATTAAGTGGCGGAAGATCAAACCTTTCTTCTACTGCAGTGTGCTGGTCTACTTCACATTCCTCATTCTGCACACGAGCTTCCTCATTTCGAAATTCGGTAGCTGTAACGCCAGGATGGACGGCATGGTACTAATCAAGTGTCTCCAcatttttatgttctttctcaTCCTTATCCCTGACCTCATCATCATGTTGGCGAACCTGAAGAAATACCTGCGCCAGTGGGAGACCTTTTCCAAAATGATTGCCCTTGGCAGTTCTGCCTTCGTGGTGTTTTCCGTCACTCCGTCCGTTCTGAATGAGTTGAAGGGCACTGTCATGCAGGGCAATGAAACGGACGCAAACGTCTCGAGCGAAATGACACCGGACTGTAAGGCTCACCTTCACTACGACGCGCCGATAGTGCGGCACGTGGCGGCGGTGTCGGCGTTCTTCGGCTGGGTGGAGTTCATGATGCTCCTTGGCCGCTTCCCCTCCCTCGGCGCCTACGTCCTCATGTTCACTCGCGTCGCCAAGTCCATTACCAAGTTCATCGTGGCCTTCTCCAGCCTCCTCATCGGCTTCTCTATCAGCTTCATGATCATCTTCAAGGGCAACCCGGTCTTCCGCTTCCCGCTCAGCCTAGTCAAGACGCTCATGATGATGATCGGCGAGATCGAGTACGGAGACCTGGCCGTCGACTCGAATATGCAAATCACGAGATCTCTGTTCCTGGTGCTGTTCCTCTTCCTGGTGTGTATTCTGATGGCTAACCTCCTGATCGGTCTGGCTGTCAATGACATCCCAGATCTGCAGAGGCAAGGCAAGATCAAGCGCTTGGCCAAGCAGGCGTCGTATCTCGTGTCTTACGAGAAGCTGATGTGGGTGGCCAGGAGCCTTCGCTGCTTCCCCCGCCGCATGCGCATCCTGCTAACAACCCGCGTGCGGATCCTGCCCGTGGTAACTGTGTTCCCAAGCCGGGAGAACAAGTCCCGCCGGCACCAGCAGCACATCCCGTCCGAGACCCTGCAGGAGGCCATCCTGCTCGGCACCTGCGAGGACCCGAAGATGGAGGACCTGCACATCGAGGGAGAGGATTTCTCGAGGCAGTTCATGTCCTTCAAGATCAAGTACGACCGCGACTGGCGCTCACTCAACCGCCGCCTGGGGCAGCTGGCGGACTGCTCGACCACCGACAAGATCCTGAGAGAGAGGCTCGATCAAATGCAGAAGATGATGGAAACACAGATGCTGCAGATGTCAATCCAGCTTCAGCAACACAACAGGAATCTACTCTACCAGTCCATGATGCACCAGCCAGTATTCCAGCAGATCCAGCAGCAAAATCGGCCACAGTACCAACAAGTAATGCAGAATCAAAATGCCGCCGGGAACGAGGTGCCCAAATCTCACTCCGTGCAGGACCTGAGCCAAAGCAGCAGGCCGGCAAACGCCCTTCGCCGAGCCTCGCAGCACGATTGCCCCGCCGTGGCTGCAGGCGCGAGGAAGGTCAGCATGGCGATCTCAACGCTCTCCACGATGCCTCCATCCACGCAGTTTGCTTCTGTCCCACACGCCTACTACACACAAGCAGGACAACCACATTCGTCCTACACGCAAGCACTTCACCAGCAACCTTCCCACCTCCTTTCATTCACGACGCAGCCATCCCAAGCACAAATGTCCCTGCCGCAGCCCGCCCAGGCCACGCCCATGCACAGACAAAGCTCAGAGCCGCACCACATGCGCCCTTTTCAGACGCAGCCTTCCCCGACAGAGCCCGACTCGCTGTCGGAGCACAGTCGGGATGTTTCGCTGACTGATCACCAGTAG